In Rhodamnia argentea isolate NSW1041297 chromosome 11, ASM2092103v1, whole genome shotgun sequence, one genomic interval encodes:
- the LOC115736405 gene encoding protein SENESCENCE-ASSOCIATED GENE 21, mitochondrial-like isoform X1: MACFFSANVFGCAWFSRRLYGALAEKTAGAAVAAAGGAIGKAVKEEEEKKVFWMRDPKSGNWIPESHFDVVDVAELREKLLAKKEGKL, from the exons ATGGCATGCTTCTTCTCAG CGAATGTCTTTGGATGTGCGTGGTTTAGCCGGCGGTTGTACGGAGCGCTAGCGGAGAAGACAGCGGGGGCGGCAGTGGCAGCGGCGGGGGGTGCAATCGGGAAGgcggtgaaggaggaggaggagaagaaggtgtTCTGGATGAGAGATCCCAAGAGTGGGAACTGGATACCGGAGAGTCACTTCGACGTGGTTGATGTTGCAGAGCTGAGAGAGAAGCTCCTCGCCAAGAAGGAGGGCAAGCTTTGA
- the LOC115736405 gene encoding protein SENESCENCE-ASSOCIATED GENE 21, mitochondrial-like isoform X2: MIMAKAPVNGMLLLSRRLYGALAEKTAGAAVAAAGGAIGKAVKEEEEKKVFWMRDPKSGNWIPESHFDVVDVAELREKLLAKKEGKL; encoded by the exons atgatcatgGCCAAGGCTCCCGTCAATGGCATGCTTCTTCTCAG CCGGCGGTTGTACGGAGCGCTAGCGGAGAAGACAGCGGGGGCGGCAGTGGCAGCGGCGGGGGGTGCAATCGGGAAGgcggtgaaggaggaggaggagaagaaggtgtTCTGGATGAGAGATCCCAAGAGTGGGAACTGGATACCGGAGAGTCACTTCGACGTGGTTGATGTTGCAGAGCTGAGAGAGAAGCTCCTCGCCAAGAAGGAGGGCAAGCTTTGA
- the LOC115736468 gene encoding FCS-Like Zinc finger 17-like: protein MPEQRIKEIRERNSKNNRPPSSSSPPSLSSAAVGLRILTQVPETTKPHIVVQSRVTASLRRHVKSRSQARSQSGSDLEYSCFLQTCSLCHKKLSPDHDIYMYRGDEGYCSVECRGRRIVMDEMKEREASAKRMVSSPRHCYAASLQSETRLLREELRRRQGHLIPPKTRTMVPAIWG from the exons ATGCCCGAGCAAAGAATCAAGGAGATTCGCGAGCGGAACAGCAAGAACAACAGACCACCGTCGTCGTCATCACCACCTTCGTTGTCATCAGCAGctgttggcctgaggatcctgACGCAGGTCCCCGAGACGACCAAGCCCCACATAGTCGTCCAGTCCCGAGTAACCGCAAGCCTCCGCCGCCACGTCAAGTCTCGCTCCCAAGCTCGGTCCCAAAGTGGCTCTGATCTCGAGTACTCCTGCTTTCTCCAGACGTGCTCTCTGTGCCACAAGAAACTCAGCCCCGACCATGACATCTACATGTACAG GGGAGATGAAGGATACTGCAGCGTGGAGTGCAGGGGGAGGAGGATCGTGATGGACGAAATGAAGGAACGGGAGGCTTCCGCGAAAAGGATGGTGTCATCTCCCCGGCATTGTTATGCCGCTTCACTCCAGAGCGAGACCCGCCTTCTCcgggaagagctccggcgacgGCAGGGCCACCTTATCCCTCCGAAGACTCGAACCATGGTCCCAGCTATCTGGGGCTGA